The sequence below is a genomic window from Lysobacter capsici.
GGTTCGCTCTTCAGGTACAAGCTCACTGGGCGCTCGCCGACGCGGCCTTTGTATAAGGTCGTGGTGGTCGCATCGCGGCCTTCGACTTCGGCCGCGTTCGCCATCGGCGGCTGGATCGCCGCGCCCGCGCCGCACAGCAACGCGAGCACGCACAGTGCCCGCATCCACGGCGCCTGCATCCAACGCGTCTGCGTTGCGCGTGTGTGTACCGCGCGCGGCGTCGACGTCCCGGTCGGGTGGCTCATGATGGTTTCATCCGTAAACGAATCGATACGGCCGCGAGCATGCCACAGGCCCGCGACGGTCGCCGTACACTCGCGCCATGGCCATCGCATCCGCCCCCATCGACGCCGCACCCGGCGAAGCCGAAGCCGTCGCCGGACAGATCCGCGACGCCTTCGCCGATTACCACGCGCGTTTCGCCGCGATCACCCGCCGCGCCCAGGGCCGGTTCGAACGCAGCGACTGGCAGGGCGATCGCGCCGACGCGGTCGAGCGCATCGAGCTGTACGACCGTTGCATCGCCGAGGCCAGCGATGCGTTGCAGGCGCGGCTGGGCGAGCGCGCGGGCGACCGGGTGCTGTGGTCGGCGGTGCATGCCGCGTATGCGCAGACCGTCGCGCCGCTGCTCGACGGCGAGTTGTACAAGACCTTCTTCAACACCCTGACGCGGCGGTTCTTCAAGACCCGCGGCGTCGACCCGTCGATGGAATTCGTCGCCCTCGACATCGAGCCGACCGATTCGATCACCCACCCGGTCGCGCGCCACAGCTACGCGGTGTCGGAAGACCGGCTGGTCGAAACCTTCATGCGCGTGCTCGACGACTATCCGTTCGCGGTGCCGTACGCGCATCGCACCCGTTGCGCGGCGGGGATCGCGGTGCGCCTGCAGGAGGATTTGCAGCACTGGGGCCCGCATCCGGTGCGCGCGGTCGAGCTGCTCGACACGGTGTTCTATCGCGAGCGGCGCGCGTACCTGATCGGGCGCGTGTTCGGCGAGCGTTCGTTCTCGCCGTGCGTGATCGCATTGGTCAACGAGGACGGCGCGCTCAAGGTCGACGCGGTGCTGACCGTGCGCAGCGAAGTCGTGCAGTTGTTCAGTTACTCGCGCAGTTATTTCCATGCCGACCTGGGCACGGTCGGCGATGCTGTGGTGTTCCTGCGCACCTTGCTGCCGGGCAAGCCGATCGACGAGTTGTACACCGTGCTCGGCCGCGCCAAGCAGGGCAAGACCGAGCGCTATCGCACCTTCTTCCGCCAGTTCGCGGCGCAGCCGGGCGAGCGGCTGATCCGCGCCGAGGGCGAACGCGGCATGGTCATGGCGGTGTTCACCCTGCCCAGCTATCCGCTGGTGTTCAAGATCATCCGCGACCATTTCGCTTACCCGAAGGAAGTCGCGCGCGAGGAGGTCGAGGCGAAGTATTCGCTGGTGTTCCATCACGATCGCGTCGGCCGGCTGGTCGATGCGCAGCCGTTCCGGTTCCTGCGCTTTCCGCGTTCGCGCTTCGCGCCGGACCTGCTCGACGAATTGCTAAGCACCTGCGCCAACAGCATCAGCCTGGACGGCGAGGATCTGGTCTTGCACCTGTGTTATGTCGAACGCCGGCTGCGGCCGCTCAATCTGTACGTGCGCGAGCAGACGCCCGAGGCCGCGCGCGCGGCGGTGATCGACTACGGCCAGGCGATCCGCGATCTGGCCCTGAGCAACATCTTTCCGGGCGATCTGCTGCTGAAGAATTTCGGCGTGTCGCGGCATGGGCGCGCGATCTTCTACGACTACGACGAACTGTGCCTGGTCAGCGACTGCCGCTTCCGGCCGGTGCCGGCGCCACGCAATCACGAAGAGGAAATGGAATCGGGCGCGTGGTTCTACGCCCACGGCAACGACGTGTTTCCCGAGCAGTTCCCGCGCTTCCTCGGCCTGTCGCCGCCGCTGCTGGGCGCGTTGATGCACGCGCACGGCGACATCTTCAAGGTCGAGTGGTGGAAGCAGGTGCAGGACGGGCTGGCCAGCGGGCAGCACAACGACGTGGCGCCGTATCCATCGCAGCGGCGCTTGCCGTGAACCTCGCGCTCAATGCGCCGCGAACGCGGCGGGAAGATCCGGCAGCGTGGCCAGGTTCAACTCCAGCCGGGTCGCGCCGCCGTCGGCTTCGGCGCCGATGGTGAACACGCCGGCGGCGACGATGCGCAATTCGGCCTCGCCGTCCACGACCGGCACCTCGCGCACCGTCGAATGGAAGGTCGGGTGCAGGTGGATCGTGACCGTACCGGTCAGCGGCCGGGCCGGATCGAGCGAACGCACACGGATCGTGACCGCGCAGGTGGTCCCGGCTTCGTCCAGCGGCTGCACCTGGGCGCTGAGCTCGCGGTCGCGAGCGATCGGCGCGCCGCCGAACCGGCCCAGATTCGGGTCGGAATTCCATTCGCTCTGCGCGCTGCCTTCGGCAGGCTCGGCGGTGTTTTCGAACGGCACGTCCTCCAGCGCCTTCGTCCAGTCCTTGGTATCGCGCCACTTCAGCACGCGCAACGGCTCGATCGTGCCGCTGTCGAGGTAGCCGGCCACGCGGCTGTACAGGTCGCTTTCGCGTTGCGCCACCTGGGTTTGTTTTTCGGCTTCTTCGGTCTGGCGCGCGGCCTGCTCGGCCTGTTCGCGCGCCAGCTGCGCCTGGCGCTCCGCCTCGGCCTTGCGTTCGCGTTCGGCCAGGGTGTCGCGCTCGGCCTGTTCGGCCTGTTCCCTGGCCCGCGCCGCGT
It includes:
- the aceK gene encoding bifunctional isocitrate dehydrogenase kinase/phosphatase, coding for MAIASAPIDAAPGEAEAVAGQIRDAFADYHARFAAITRRAQGRFERSDWQGDRADAVERIELYDRCIAEASDALQARLGERAGDRVLWSAVHAAYAQTVAPLLDGELYKTFFNTLTRRFFKTRGVDPSMEFVALDIEPTDSITHPVARHSYAVSEDRLVETFMRVLDDYPFAVPYAHRTRCAAGIAVRLQEDLQHWGPHPVRAVELLDTVFYRERRAYLIGRVFGERSFSPCVIALVNEDGALKVDAVLTVRSEVVQLFSYSRSYFHADLGTVGDAVVFLRTLLPGKPIDELYTVLGRAKQGKTERYRTFFRQFAAQPGERLIRAEGERGMVMAVFTLPSYPLVFKIIRDHFAYPKEVAREEVEAKYSLVFHHDRVGRLVDAQPFRFLRFPRSRFAPDLLDELLSTCANSISLDGEDLVLHLCYVERRLRPLNLYVREQTPEAARAAVIDYGQAIRDLALSNIFPGDLLLKNFGVSRHGRAIFYDYDELCLVSDCRFRPVPAPRNHEEEMESGAWFYAHGNDVFPEQFPRFLGLSPPLLGALMHAHGDIFKVEWWKQVQDGLASGQHNDVAPYPSQRRLP
- a CDS encoding pYEATS domain-containing protein → MTTQRDPDATIDSRKRVAAIERTALRVLAGLFAGIALSAALAVSQYVVGAVLGAVLAALLAGATLGFLFGIPRALTVAMPGTDGHAGGGGNGGGFTHNTNLEQISDWLTKIVVGIGLVEAQSIGVAFQGLSRQVALEWGLGGNGAASAGFVLLASLLFGFIGFYIWTRTAFVYYLEHNETAVAGERRDREAAERRARQAEADAARAREQAEQAERDTLAERERKAEAERQAQLAREQAEQAARQTEEAEKQTQVAQRESDLYSRVAGYLDSGTIEPLRVLKWRDTKDWTKALEDVPFENTAEPAEGSAQSEWNSDPNLGRFGGAPIARDRELSAQVQPLDEAGTTCAVTIRVRSLDPARPLTGTVTIHLHPTFHSTVREVPVVDGEAELRIVAAGVFTIGAEADGGATRLELNLATLPDLPAAFAAH